A stretch of the Nomascus leucogenys isolate Asia unplaced genomic scaffold, Asia_NLE_v1 Super-Scaffold_241, whole genome shotgun sequence genome encodes the following:
- the ZC3H4 gene encoding zinc finger CCCH domain-containing protein 4 isoform X3: MLRGREDGELEEGELEDDGAEETQDTSGGPERSRKEKGEKHHSDSDEEKSHRRLKRKRKKEREKEKRRSKKRRKSKHKRHASSSDDFSDFSDDSDFSPSEKGHRKYREYSPPYAPSHQQYPPSHATPLPKKAYSKMDSKSYGMYEDYENEQYGEYEGDEEEDMGKEDYDDFTKELNQYRRAKEGSSRGRGSRGRGRGYRGRGSRGGSRGRGMGRGSRGRGRGSMGGDHPEDEEDFYEEEMDYGESEEPMGDDDYDEYSKELNQYRRSKDSRGRGLSRGRGRGSRGRGKGMGRGRGRGGSRGGMNKGGMNDDEDFYDDDMGDGGGGGYRSRDHDKPHQQSDKKGKVICKYFVEGRCTWGDHCNFSHDIELPKKRELCKFYITGFCARAENCPYMHGDFPCKLYHTTGNCINGDDCMFSHDPLTEETRELLDKMLADDAEAGAEDEKEVEELKKQGINPLPKPPPGVGLLPTPPRPPGPQAPTSPNGRPMQGGPPPPPPPPPPPPGPPQMPMPVHEPLSPQQLQQQDMYNKKIPSLFEIVVRPTGQLAEKLGVRFPGPGGPPGPIGPGPNMGPPGPMGGPMHPDMHPDMHPDMHPDMHPDMHPDMPMGPGMNPGPPMGPGGPPMMPYGPGDSPHSGMMPPIPPAQNFYENFYQQQEGMEMEPGLLGDAEDYGHYEELPGEPGEHLFPEHPLEPDSFSEGGPPGRPKPGAGVPDFLPSAQRALYLRIQQKQQEEEERARRLAESSKQDRENEEGDTGNWYSSDEDEGGSSVTSILKTLRQQTSSRPPASVGELSSSGLGDPRLQKGHPTGSRLADPRLSRDPRLTRHAEASGGSGPGDSGPSDPRLARALPTSKPEGSLHSSPVGPSSSKGSGPPPTEEEEGERALREKAVNIPLDPLPGHPLRDPRSQLQQFSHIKKDVTLSKPSFARTVLWNPEDLIPLPVPKQDTVPPVPAALQSMPTLDPRLHRAATAGPPNARQRPGASTDSSTQGTNLPDFELLSRILKTVNATGSSAAPGSSDKPSDPRVRKAPTDPRLQKPTDSTASSRAAKPGPAEAPSPTASPSGDASPPATAPYDPRVLAAGGLGQGGGGGQSSVLSGISLYDPRTPNAGGKATELAADTGAQPKGAEGNGKSSASKAKEPPFVRKSALEQPETGKASADGGAPTDRYNSYNRPRPKATAAPAATTTTPPPEGAPPQPGVHNLPVPTLFGTVKQAPKTGSGSPFAGNSPAREGEQDAASLKDVFKGFDPTASPFCQ; this comes from the exons GGAAGATGGAGAGTTGGAAGAAGGCGAATTGGAAGATGATGGGGCAGAGGAGACCCAGGATACCTCCGGAGGGCCCGAGAGAAGCCGGAAAGAAAAGGGGGAGAAGCATCACAGTGATTCGGACGAGGAGAAGTCCCACAGGAGACTGAAGCGGAAACGGAAGAAAGAgcgggagaaagagaaaaggaggtcgaagaagaggaggaaatccAAGCATAAA CGCCATGCTTCTTCTAGCGATGACTTCTCTGACTTCTCAGATGACTCGGATTTCAGCCCCAGTGAGAAAGGGCACCGCAAGTACAGAGAGTACAGCCCCCCGTATGCGCCG TCCCACCAGCAGTACCCACCATCACATGCCACGCCCCTGCCCAAGAAGGCTTACTCCAAGATGGACAGCAAGAGTTACGGCATGTACGAGGACTATGAGAACGAGCAGTATGGGGAATATGAGGGCGACGAGGAGGAGGACATGGGCAAGGAGGACTACGACGACTTCACCAAAGAGCTGAACCAGTACCGGCGTGCCAAAGAGGGCAGCAGTCGAGGCCGAG GCAGCCGAGGCCGGGGCCGGGGCTACAGGGGCCGAGGAAGCCGTGGAGGATCACGAGGCCGCGGAATGGGCAGGGGCAGCCGAGGCAGGGGCAGAGGCTCTATGGGAGGAGACCACCCGGAGGACGAAGAGGATTTCTACGAGGAAGAGATGGAC TATGGAGAGAGTGAGGAGCCAATGGGAGACGACGACTATGACGAGTACTCCAAGGAGCTGAACCAGTACCGCCGCTCCAAGGACAgccgaggccgag GGCTAAGTCGAGGCCGTGGCAGGGGCTCCCGAGGTCGAGGGAAAGGGATGGGCCGGGGCCGAGGCCGAGGTGGCAGCCGAGGAGGGATGAACAAGGGCGGAATGAATGATGACGAAGACTTCTATGATGACGACATGGGC GACGGTGGTGGTGGAGGCTACCGGAGTCGTGACCATGACAAGCCCCACCAGCAGTCGGACAAGAAAGGCAAAGTCATCTGCAAGTACTTCGTGGAAGGGCGCTGCACCTGG GGAGACCACTGTAATTTTAGCCATGACATTGAACTCCCAAAGAAGCGAGAACTGTGCAAGTTTTACATCACTGGATTTTGTGCCAGAGCTGAGAACTGCCCCTATATGCACG GTGATTTCCCGTGTAAGCTGTACCACACCACTGGGAACTGCATCAATGGTGACGACTGCATGTTTTCCCACGACCCTCTGACCGAAGAGACGAGGGAGCTCTTGGATAAG ATGTTGGCCGATGATGCAGAAGCAGGTGCCGAGGACGAGAAGGAGGTGGAGGAACTGAAGAAGCAGGGCATCAACCCCCTGCCCAAACCACCCCCTGGTGTGGgcctcctgcccacccctccTCGGCCCCCTGGCCCGCAGGCTCCAACCTCTCCCAATGGCAGGCCCATGCAGGGtggccccccgcccccgccccctccccctcccccaccacccggGCCCCCTCAGATGCCCATGCCAGTGCATGAGCCGCTGTCCCCACAGCAACTGCAGCAGCAGGACATGTACAACAAGAAGATCCCCTCCTTGTTTGAGATCGTGGTGCGGCCCACGGGACAGCTGGCTGAGAAGCTGGGTGTGAG GTTCCCTGGACCCGGTGGACCTCCAGGGCCAATAGGCCCTGGGCCCAACATGGGACCCCCAGGGCCAATGGGCGGTCCAATGCATCCTGACATGCACCCCGACATGCACCCGGACATGCATCCGGACATGCACCCGGACATGCACCCGGACATGCCGATGGGCCCTGGCATGAATCCTGGCCCACCCATGGGCCCTGGTGGCCCTCCAATGATGCCCTACGGCCCTGGAGACTCCCCACATTCTGGAATGATGCCCCCTATCCCGCCAGCCCAGAACTTCTATGAAAACTTCTATCAGCAGCAGGAGGGCATGGAGATGGAGCCCGGACTCCTGGGGGATGCAG AGGACTACGGGCACTACGAAGAGCTGCCAGGGGAGCCTGGGGAGCACCTCTTCCCTGAGCACCCTCTGGAGCCCGACAGCTTCTCTGAGGGAGGGCCCCCAGGCCGGCCGAAGCCAGGCGCCGGTGTCCCTGACTTCCTGCCCTCAGCCCAGAGGGCCCTGTACCTGAGGATCCAGCagaagcagcaggaggaggaggagagagcgaGGAGGCTGGCTGAGAGCAGCAAGCAGGACCGGGAGAATGAGGAAG GTGACACCGGAAACTGGTACTCAAGTGATGAGGATGAGGGTGGAAGCAGTGTCACCTCCATCCTGAAGACCTTGAGGCAGCAGACGTCCAGCCGACCCCCGGCTTCAGTTGGGGAGCTGAGCAGCAGTGGGCTGGGGGACCCCCGCCTCCAGAAGGGACACCCCACAGGAAGCCGGCTAGCTGACCCACGCCTTAGCCGGGACCCCAGACTCACCCGCCATGCGGAGGCTTCTGGCGGGTCTGGCCCAGGTGATTCGGGACCCTCCGATCCTCGGCTGGCTCGCGCCCTGCCCACCTCCAAGCCCGAAGGCAGCCTTCATTCCAGCCCTGTGGGCCCCAGCAGTTCCAAGGGGTCTGGGCCGCCCCCaacggaggaggaggaaggggagcgGGCCCTTCGGGAGAAGGCTGTGAACATTCCCCTGGACCCACTCCCTGGGCACCCCCTGCGGGACCCACGGTCACAGCTGCAGCAGTTCAGCCACATCAAGAAGGACGTGACCCTGAGCAAGCCCAGCTTCGCCCGCACCGTGCTCTGGAATCCCGAGGACCTGATCCCCCTACCTGTCCCCAAGCAGGACACAGTGCCCCCCGTGCCCGCGGCCCTGCAATCCATGCCCACCCTGGACCCCCGGCTGCACCGCGCTGCCACGGCAGGGCCCCCCAATGCCCGGCAGCGCCCGGGCGCCTCCACGGACTCCAGCACACAGGGCACCAACCTCCCTGACTTTGAACTTCTCTCTCGCATCCTCAAGACGGTCAATGCCACCGGCTCCTCGGCCGCCCCCGGTTCCAGCGACAAACCCAGTGACCCCCGGGTGCGGAAGGCCCCCACCGACCCTCGGCTGCAGAAACCCACAGACTCTACGGCCTCCTCCCGGGCTGCCAAGCCCGGCCCTGCCGAGGCGCCCTCTCCCACCGCCAGCCCGAGTGGGGATGCCTCCCCACCAGCCACCGCTCCCTACGACCCCCGCGTGCTGGCGGCCGGTGGACTGGGCCAGGGCGGAGGGGGCGGGCAGAGCAGCGTGCTGAGCGGTATCAGCCTCTACGACCCGAGGACTCCCAACGCGGGGGGCAAAGCCACAGAGCTGGCTGCTGACACGGGTGCCCAGCCCAAGGGTGCTGAGGGCAATGGCAAGAGCTCGGCCTCCAAGGCTAAGGAGCCCCCGTTCGTCCGCAAGTCTGCCCTGGAACAGCCAGAGACAGGGAAGGCCAGTGCTGATGGGGGCGCCCCCACAGACAGATACAACAGCTACAACCGGCCCCGGCCTAAGGCCACTGCAGCccctgctgccaccaccaccaccccgcCCCCCGAGGGTGCCCCACCCCAGCCCGGGGTGCACAACCTGCCCGTGCCCACCCTCTTCGGGACGGTGAAGCAGGCACCCAAGACGGGCTCAGGAAGCCCATTTGCTGGGAACAGTCCAGCCCGTGAGGGCGAGCAGGATGCGGCATCCCTGAAGGATGTTTTTAAAGGCTTCGACCCCACGGCCTCCCCCTTTTGCCAGTAG